From a region of the Rhinopithecus roxellana isolate Shanxi Qingling chromosome 8, ASM756505v1, whole genome shotgun sequence genome:
- the BST2 gene encoding bone marrow stromal antigen 2, with product MAPILYDYCKMPMDDIWKEDGDKRCKLVVGILGLLVIVILGVLLIFFIIKANSEACQDGLRAVMECRNVTYLLQEELTEAQRGFRDAEAQAVTCNQTVMALMASLDAEKAQGRKKVEELEGEITTLNHKLQDASAEVERLRRENHVLSVRIADTDSASSQNSSCAAEPALLILLLGLGALLL from the exons ATGGCACCTATTTTGTATGACTATTGCAAAATGCCCATGGATGACATTTGGAAGGAAGACGGGGACAAGCGCTGTAAGCTGGTGGTAGGAATTCTGGGGCTCCTGGTCATAGTGATTCTGGGGGTGCTCCTGATTTTCTTCATCATCAAGGCCAACAGCGAGGCCTGCCAGGATGGCCTCCGGGCAGTGATGGAGTGTCGCAATGTCACCTATCTCCTGCAAGAAGAGCTGACCGAGGCCCAGCGGGGCTTTCGGGATGCAGAGGCCCAGGCTGTCACCTGCAACCAGACTGTG ATGGCCCTAATGGCTTCCCTGGATGCAGAGAAGGCCCAAGGACGAAAGAAAGTGGAGGAGCTTGAGG GAGAGATCACTACATTGAACCACAAGCTTCAGGACGCGTCTGCGGAGGTGGAGCGACTGAG AAGAGAAAACCACGTCTTAAGCGTGAGAATCGCGGACACGGACTCCGCCAGCTCCCAGAACTCCAGCTGCGCGGCAGAGCCCGCGCTCCTGATTCTGCTGCTGGGCTTGGGCGCTCTGCTGCTGTGA